A stretch of Brassica rapa cultivar Chiifu-401-42 chromosome A08, CAAS_Brap_v3.01, whole genome shotgun sequence DNA encodes these proteins:
- the LOC103833117 gene encoding uncharacterized protein LOC103833117 isoform X1, protein MKSPANKILKLISKLLTNVWKRTMEQSRRTLSSINLTNSAKGKKGLEKREGVKGPFRAESKQKRGRYLRVKASGNLQQRDPLFSSPQQEEEEEAIQMDSNNGSQEMSVPVEGVAGGGTAYGFNDGGLNSQPLKQSTDPTEVPTSDLVHVWCMPNTLNVGSQETPRPLETINLLAARNERESFQIAMRPKVSWAGSTPSGSVQVQCTDLCSSAGDRLVVGQSLKLRRVVPVLGVPDALVPLDLPLTQLSLLPGETSVIWVSIDVPNGQPPGQYEGEITVSAMKTDGGCSDNLGKHEKDQLCMELKNCLDIMEPIEGKPMDEVVERIKCASSSLRRILFSPSFTEFISTNGSSDMMEEDVVSNLAVRIKLRLTVWEFIIPVTPSLPAVIGVSDTVIEDRFGVEHGSEKWYEKLDLHFKWLLQYRISPYFCKWGENMRVLTYTSPWPADHPKSDEYFSDPRLAAYAVPYRQVIAGDDSREIYLRKEVEILRSKPHWNKAYFYLWDEPLNMDHFHNVRKMASEIYAYAPDARVLTTYYCGPGDAPLAPTPFESFVKVPNLLRPHTQIYCTSEWVLGNREDLVKDIVEGLQLENREEWWTYICLGPTDPHPNWHLGMRGTQHRAVMWRVWKEGGTGFLYWGANCYEKATVPSAEVRFRRGLPPGDGVLYYPGEVFSSSSEPVASLRLERLLSGLQDYEYLKLYESKYGREEAMGLLEKTGVYMGPERYTLEHRPIDVLRGEVYNACRPS, encoded by the exons CCCAGCGAACAAAATACTTAAGCTGATATCAAAGTTGCTTACAAATGTATGGAAGAGAACTATGGAGCAAAGCAGGAGAACATTATCATCTATCAATCTAACG AATAGTGCAAAAGGAAAGAAAGGACTTGAGAAGAGGGAGGGAGTTAAAGGTCCTTTTCGGGCAGAGAGTAAACAAAAGCGGGGACGTTACTTACGTGTTAAAGCTTCAGGAAATCTCCAACAACGCGATCCTCTCTTCTCCTCTCctcaacaagaagaagaagaagaagcgattCAAATGGACAGCAACAATG GGAGTCAAGAGATGAGTGTGCCTGTAGAAGGGGTTGCTGGTGGAGGCACAGCTTACGGGTTTAACGACGGCGGTCTTAATTCACAGCCTCTTAAACAATCTACGGACCCCACAGAGGTTCCTACTTCTGATTTGGTTCACGTCTGGTGTATGCCCAATACTCTTAACGTCGGTTCCCAAGAAACGCCTCGACCTCTAGAAACT ATAAACCTTTTGGCCGCTAGAAACGAGAGAGAAAGTTTTCAGATTGCCATGCGTCCCAAAGTTTCTTGGGCTGGCTCTACCCCTTCCGGGAGTGTTCAGGTTCAGTGCACTGACTTATGCTCTTCAGCTGGGGACAG ATTGGTTGTTGGCCAGTCCCTAAAGTTGCGGCGAGTGGTGCCTGTCTTAGGTGTTCCTGACGCTCTGGTGCCTCTTGATTTGCCTCTTACTCAACTTAGCTTACTTCCAGG AGAAACAAGTGTGATTTGGGTCTCAATAGACGTTCCTAATGGGCAGCCTCCTGGTCAATATGAAGGAGAGATTACTGTTTCTGCAATGAAGACGGATGGAGG CTGTTCTGATAACTTGGGAAAGCATGAGAAGGATCAGCTATGTATGGAACTTAAGAACTGTCTGGATATTATGGAACCGATAGAAGGAAAACCCATGGACGAAGTG GTAGAAAGAATAAAATGTGCAAGTTCGTCATTAAGAAGAATTCTATTCTCTCCATCATTCACGGAGTTCATTTCTACAAATGGATCCTCTGATATGATGGAAGAAGATGTTGTGTCAAACCTTGCAGTGCGTATTAAGCTAAGATTGACAGTTTGGGAATTTATTATTCCAGTGACTCCATCACTCCCCGCTGTCATCGGCGTCTCTGATACTGTAATAGAGGATCGTTTTGGTGTTGAACATGGAAGTGAAAAGTGGTACGAGAAACTGGATCTTCATTTCAAGTGGCTTCTTCAGTATCGGATCAGTCCATACTTCTGCAAATGGGGTGAAAATATGCGTGTCTTGACATACACCTCACCATGGCCTG CCGATCATCCCAAGTCTGATGAATATTTCTCTGATCCAAGGCTTGCGGCTTATGCAGTACCTTATAGACAAGTTATAGCAGG GGATGATTCAAGGGAAATTTACCTGCGGAAAGAAGTTGAGATATTGAGGAGTAAACCCCACTGGAATAAAGCTTACTTTTACTTGTGGGATGAG CCACTGAATATGGATCACTTTCATAACGTTCGCAAGATGGCTAGTGAAATTTACGCCTATGCCCCGGATGCCCGGGTTTTGACTACTTACTACTGTG GTCCGGGTGATGCGCCTCTTGCACCAACGCCCTTTGAATCTTTTGTCAAAGTTCCAAATCTGCTTCGACCCCATACTCAGATATACTGCACAAG TGAATGGGTGCTTGGTAACCGGGAAGATTTGGTGAAAGATATTGTGGAGGGATTGCAGTTAGAGAATCGTGAG GAATGGTGGACATACATATGCCTTGGACCTACAGATCCTCACCCAAATTGGCACTTAGGGATGCGTGGGACGCAGCACCGTGCAGTGATGTGGCGTGTGTGGAAAGAAGGTGGAACGGGGTTCTTGTACTGGGGTGCAAACTGCTATGAGAAGGCAACCGTTCCAAGCGCTGAG GTAAGGTTTAGGCGCGGCCTTCCTCCTGGTGATGGTGTTCTTTACTACCCGGGTGAAGTTTTCTCATCATCCTCAGAGCCAGTTGCTTCACTTAGGCTTGAGCGTCTTCTTAGTGGCTTACAG GATTATGAGTACTTGAAGCTGTACGAGTCAAAATACGGAAGAGAGGAAGCAATGGGGCTGTTGGAGAAGACAGGGGTGTACATGGGGCCTGAGCGATACACTTTGGAACATAGACCAATCGATGTATTGCGGGGAGAAGTGTACAACGCATGTAGACCTTCTTAG
- the LOC103833117 gene encoding uncharacterized protein LOC103833117 isoform X2 encodes MEQSRRTLSSINLTNSAKGKKGLEKREGVKGPFRAESKQKRGRYLRVKASGNLQQRDPLFSSPQQEEEEEAIQMDSNNGSQEMSVPVEGVAGGGTAYGFNDGGLNSQPLKQSTDPTEVPTSDLVHVWCMPNTLNVGSQETPRPLETINLLAARNERESFQIAMRPKVSWAGSTPSGSVQVQCTDLCSSAGDRLVVGQSLKLRRVVPVLGVPDALVPLDLPLTQLSLLPGETSVIWVSIDVPNGQPPGQYEGEITVSAMKTDGGCSDNLGKHEKDQLCMELKNCLDIMEPIEGKPMDEVVERIKCASSSLRRILFSPSFTEFISTNGSSDMMEEDVVSNLAVRIKLRLTVWEFIIPVTPSLPAVIGVSDTVIEDRFGVEHGSEKWYEKLDLHFKWLLQYRISPYFCKWGENMRVLTYTSPWPADHPKSDEYFSDPRLAAYAVPYRQVIAGDDSREIYLRKEVEILRSKPHWNKAYFYLWDEPLNMDHFHNVRKMASEIYAYAPDARVLTTYYCGPGDAPLAPTPFESFVKVPNLLRPHTQIYCTSEWVLGNREDLVKDIVEGLQLENREEWWTYICLGPTDPHPNWHLGMRGTQHRAVMWRVWKEGGTGFLYWGANCYEKATVPSAEVRFRRGLPPGDGVLYYPGEVFSSSSEPVASLRLERLLSGLQDYEYLKLYESKYGREEAMGLLEKTGVYMGPERYTLEHRPIDVLRGEVYNACRPS; translated from the exons ATGGAGCAAAGCAGGAGAACATTATCATCTATCAATCTAACG AATAGTGCAAAAGGAAAGAAAGGACTTGAGAAGAGGGAGGGAGTTAAAGGTCCTTTTCGGGCAGAGAGTAAACAAAAGCGGGGACGTTACTTACGTGTTAAAGCTTCAGGAAATCTCCAACAACGCGATCCTCTCTTCTCCTCTCctcaacaagaagaagaagaagaagcgattCAAATGGACAGCAACAATG GGAGTCAAGAGATGAGTGTGCCTGTAGAAGGGGTTGCTGGTGGAGGCACAGCTTACGGGTTTAACGACGGCGGTCTTAATTCACAGCCTCTTAAACAATCTACGGACCCCACAGAGGTTCCTACTTCTGATTTGGTTCACGTCTGGTGTATGCCCAATACTCTTAACGTCGGTTCCCAAGAAACGCCTCGACCTCTAGAAACT ATAAACCTTTTGGCCGCTAGAAACGAGAGAGAAAGTTTTCAGATTGCCATGCGTCCCAAAGTTTCTTGGGCTGGCTCTACCCCTTCCGGGAGTGTTCAGGTTCAGTGCACTGACTTATGCTCTTCAGCTGGGGACAG ATTGGTTGTTGGCCAGTCCCTAAAGTTGCGGCGAGTGGTGCCTGTCTTAGGTGTTCCTGACGCTCTGGTGCCTCTTGATTTGCCTCTTACTCAACTTAGCTTACTTCCAGG AGAAACAAGTGTGATTTGGGTCTCAATAGACGTTCCTAATGGGCAGCCTCCTGGTCAATATGAAGGAGAGATTACTGTTTCTGCAATGAAGACGGATGGAGG CTGTTCTGATAACTTGGGAAAGCATGAGAAGGATCAGCTATGTATGGAACTTAAGAACTGTCTGGATATTATGGAACCGATAGAAGGAAAACCCATGGACGAAGTG GTAGAAAGAATAAAATGTGCAAGTTCGTCATTAAGAAGAATTCTATTCTCTCCATCATTCACGGAGTTCATTTCTACAAATGGATCCTCTGATATGATGGAAGAAGATGTTGTGTCAAACCTTGCAGTGCGTATTAAGCTAAGATTGACAGTTTGGGAATTTATTATTCCAGTGACTCCATCACTCCCCGCTGTCATCGGCGTCTCTGATACTGTAATAGAGGATCGTTTTGGTGTTGAACATGGAAGTGAAAAGTGGTACGAGAAACTGGATCTTCATTTCAAGTGGCTTCTTCAGTATCGGATCAGTCCATACTTCTGCAAATGGGGTGAAAATATGCGTGTCTTGACATACACCTCACCATGGCCTG CCGATCATCCCAAGTCTGATGAATATTTCTCTGATCCAAGGCTTGCGGCTTATGCAGTACCTTATAGACAAGTTATAGCAGG GGATGATTCAAGGGAAATTTACCTGCGGAAAGAAGTTGAGATATTGAGGAGTAAACCCCACTGGAATAAAGCTTACTTTTACTTGTGGGATGAG CCACTGAATATGGATCACTTTCATAACGTTCGCAAGATGGCTAGTGAAATTTACGCCTATGCCCCGGATGCCCGGGTTTTGACTACTTACTACTGTG GTCCGGGTGATGCGCCTCTTGCACCAACGCCCTTTGAATCTTTTGTCAAAGTTCCAAATCTGCTTCGACCCCATACTCAGATATACTGCACAAG TGAATGGGTGCTTGGTAACCGGGAAGATTTGGTGAAAGATATTGTGGAGGGATTGCAGTTAGAGAATCGTGAG GAATGGTGGACATACATATGCCTTGGACCTACAGATCCTCACCCAAATTGGCACTTAGGGATGCGTGGGACGCAGCACCGTGCAGTGATGTGGCGTGTGTGGAAAGAAGGTGGAACGGGGTTCTTGTACTGGGGTGCAAACTGCTATGAGAAGGCAACCGTTCCAAGCGCTGAG GTAAGGTTTAGGCGCGGCCTTCCTCCTGGTGATGGTGTTCTTTACTACCCGGGTGAAGTTTTCTCATCATCCTCAGAGCCAGTTGCTTCACTTAGGCTTGAGCGTCTTCTTAGTGGCTTACAG GATTATGAGTACTTGAAGCTGTACGAGTCAAAATACGGAAGAGAGGAAGCAATGGGGCTGTTGGAGAAGACAGGGGTGTACATGGGGCCTGAGCGATACACTTTGGAACATAGACCAATCGATGTATTGCGGGGAGAAGTGTACAACGCATGTAGACCTTCTTAG